DNA sequence from the Geobacter sp. AOG2 genome:
GGGGAGGCCATGCCTCTGACCGGCAGGCCATGGTTCCCACCAAGTCAACGATCATCCCCAACCCGACCGGGACCGCCTGCGGTTTCCATTTCATCCATGGGGGGTGTTTTTTCTTTTTCCTGCCCGGCGTTCCCTCCGAGATGGAACGGATGTTGAGTGAGACGGTGTTGCCGTTTCTCTGCGAACGCGTGATGCACAAGAAGGTGATCCTCTCTTCGCTCCTGAACGTCTATGGCCTTTCCGAGCCGGAGGTGGACGGTCTGCTCAAGGGGGCCTTTGCCGGCAATCATGACCTGCAGATGAGCATCTGCGTCACCTTTCCCTGGATACGTATAACCCTGCGGGCTGATGGGGATACGGAGGTCGCGGCGCGAACCTACCTCCAGGACGCGGTGGAACTGGTGCGGGAGCGGCTGGGTACGGCGATCTTTTCCGAAGGGCACGAGACCATGGAGCAGACCGTGGCCGAGCTTTTCGATCGGCGCGGCCTGAGTCTGGCCTTGGCCGAGTCGTGTACCGGCGGCCTGATTGCCAAGCGACTCACCGATGTGCCCGGCAGTTCCGCCTTCTTCCAGGAAGGATTGGTGACCTACAGCAATACCGCTAAACAGCGTCTTTTGGCGGTGCCGCAGGAAATTCTGGATACCCGGGGAGCGGTCAGTTTCGAGTGCGCCGCCGCCATGGCTATCGGGGTGCGCACCGCGGCGGGAAGCGATCTG
Encoded proteins:
- a CDS encoding competence/damage-inducible protein A, with product MRISTLSIGSELICGEVTDTNAGRIAELLLGGGLRVLRHMAVGDSEPDIGEALNELALKSDAVIVTGGLGPTVDDVTALAAAHATGRRLVVNEALKEHIRTFTAKLGGGHASDRQAMVPTKSTIIPNPTGTACGFHFIHGGCFFFFLPGVPSEMERMLSETVLPFLCERVMHKKVILSSLLNVYGLSEPEVDGLLKGAFAGNHDLQMSICVTFPWIRITLRADGDTEVAARTYLQDAVELVRERLGTAIFSEGHETMEQTVAELFDRRGLSLALAESCTGGLIAKRLTDVPGSSAFFQEGLVTYSNTAKQRLLAVPQEILDTRGAVSFECAAAMAIGVRTAAGSDLGLAVTGIAGPDGGTADKPVGTVFISLATPAGSWTKGFRFGGNRDYVRTLTAWTALDWLRHYLTEASPFSV